A stretch of Campylobacter volucris DNA encodes these proteins:
- a CDS encoding HD domain-containing protein: MISVELIEHIFKAASISRWNDYPRMTNLVELDKQAHKFIIAYFMAKMEKDVNMCFIIEAGIFEFLSRVVVTDIRPDVYHEIMRAKNEQMSAWVLSKISPMIQDIENGQFLARYENFLKGQDHAKERLILKAASYFATKWEFNIVYQTSSFLHDIDEIKAKVEEELEDYYELIGARKIALNQKIAKIIDLSGRLRFQKRWAQTPRIPETAVLGHMLVVAILSYFYSLKINACDGRLESNFYCALFHDLPESLTRDIISPVKYGIDGLNEIINEYEMKLINEKILPFIPHSLKEEFSYILGIREKSDNVFIKNEFENRIFNNKPSVYSGSLDAVNEDHFKAIDGKALKYCDKLAAFIEAALSISYGVKSKELESGFNGMFDNFKENPTINGVNFFKICENIKEYFKI, encoded by the coding sequence TAAAGCTGCGTCTATTTCAAGATGGAATGATTATCCTAGAATGACAAATTTAGTTGAGCTTGATAAACAAGCACATAAATTTATTATCGCATATTTTATGGCTAAGATGGAAAAAGATGTCAATATGTGTTTTATTATAGAAGCTGGGATTTTTGAATTTTTAAGCAGGGTTGTAGTAACTGACATCCGTCCTGATGTGTATCATGAGATTATGCGTGCTAAAAATGAGCAAATGAGTGCTTGGGTATTGAGTAAAATTTCTCCTATGATACAAGATATAGAAAATGGTCAATTTTTAGCAAGATATGAAAATTTTTTAAAAGGGCAAGATCACGCAAAAGAAAGACTTATTTTAAAAGCTGCTTCGTATTTTGCTACAAAATGGGAATTTAATATAGTGTATCAAACCAGTTCTTTTTTACATGATATTGATGAGATTAAAGCTAAGGTTGAAGAAGAATTAGAAGATTATTATGAGTTAATTGGAGCTAGAAAAATTGCTCTAAATCAAAAAATAGCAAAAATCATTGACTTAAGCGGGCGTTTGCGTTTTCAAAAGCGTTGGGCTCAAACTCCAAGGATTCCAGAAACTGCAGTTTTAGGTCATATGCTTGTAGTGGCGATTTTAAGTTATTTTTATTCTTTAAAAATAAATGCTTGCGATGGTAGGTTAGAAAGTAATTTTTATTGTGCTTTATTTCATGATTTGCCAGAGAGTTTGACAAGAGATATTATATCTCCTGTGAAATATGGCATAGATGGTTTAAATGAAATTATTAATGAATATGAGATGAAGCTTATAAATGAGAAGATTTTACCTTTTATACCACATTCTTTAAAAGAAGAATTTAGCTATATATTAGGTATTAGAGAAAAATCTGATAATGTATTTATAAAGAATGAATTTGAAAATCGTATTTTTAATAACAAGCCAAGCGTTTATAGTGGAAGTTTGGATGCGGTTAATGAAGATCATTTTAAAGCAATTGATGGTAAGGCTTTAAAATATTGTGATAAACTTGCAGCATTTATAGAAGCAGCTTTGTCTATAAGTTATGGGGTAAAGTCTAAAGAATTAGAAAGTGGCTTTAATGGAATGTTTGATAATTTTAAGGAAAATCCAACAATTAATGGAGTAAATTTCTTTAAGATATGTGAGAATATTAAAGAGTATTTTAAAATTTAA